ACTTATAGCAGGCTTCATAATACCCCTTGCATTGAATGATCATCAACTTTATCCCAGACCAGAACCACAGAATCAGATAAATGCTCAGGATCCTCTGGCACCATACGACCGTGGAGGAGTACCCTTCCAGGAAAGGGGAATAGTAATGGCACAGTACCCTCAATTTTTACCTGCAATAGGCTTGATAACAGCTTATTTATCTCCAATAGCAATTGGTGTTAAGAATACAACATTATACTATGGAACTTCTATTTATTCATCACCAGGCGGACTTATAGACGAGATCCTATACTACACAAGGGGATTCGATACAGTTCTGGAATCAAGCATACTTATGATGGCCTTTGTAATTGCTTCATGGGTTGCTATAAACTTCACAATGAGGAGGGAAGACTGAAT
This sequence is a window from Methanobacterium sp. SMA-27. Protein-coding genes within it:
- a CDS encoding EhaF family protein; protein product: MKSIGRIWNALANPDRIPRFYALILGIVLIAGFIIPLALNDHQLYPRPEPQNQINAQDPLAPYDRGGVPFQERGIVMAQYPQFLPAIGLITAYLSPIAIGVKNTTLYYGTSIYSSPGGLIDEILYYTRGFDTVLESSILMMAFVIASWVAINFTMRRED